In one Catenovulum adriaticum genomic region, the following are encoded:
- a CDS encoding carbon-nitrogen hydrolase family protein, whose amino-acid sequence MDISITTIQMNSSPKVEDNLVWLTQQFSQIQGQGHKLVILPECFACFGGSDQASSQIAEDYDNGPVQKFLAHNAKKYGLWIVGGSLPIKNKDSDLFSAACFLFSPDGQIQARYNKVHLFDADVADKTKQYRESEITLAGNKVVVVDTPFAKIALAICYDVRFPELFRLMQLEEPDIICIPSAFTYVTGCAHWETLMRARAIENQCFVAAANQTGQHENGRQTFGHSMVIDPWGEIIHQHAEQPGLIESSIHLSKIAQVRTKMPNLQHRQFK is encoded by the coding sequence ATGGATATTTCAATTACTACGATTCAAATGAATTCATCGCCCAAAGTTGAAGATAATTTGGTTTGGTTAACTCAGCAATTTTCACAAATTCAAGGGCAAGGCCATAAATTAGTTATTTTGCCTGAATGTTTTGCCTGTTTTGGCGGCTCAGATCAGGCATCGAGTCAAATTGCAGAGGATTATGATAATGGTCCAGTGCAAAAATTTTTAGCGCACAATGCTAAAAAATATGGGCTGTGGATAGTTGGTGGTAGCCTGCCGATTAAAAATAAAGACAGTGATTTATTCAGCGCAGCTTGTTTTTTGTTTTCACCTGATGGGCAAATTCAGGCTAGGTACAATAAAGTTCATTTATTTGATGCAGATGTCGCGGATAAAACTAAGCAGTATCGTGAAAGTGAGATCACTTTAGCGGGTAATAAAGTTGTGGTTGTCGATACACCTTTTGCAAAAATCGCCTTGGCGATATGTTACGATGTTCGTTTTCCAGAGCTATTTAGGCTAATGCAGCTTGAAGAGCCTGATATTATTTGTATTCCTAGTGCGTTTACCTATGTTACCGGGTGCGCGCATTGGGAAACATTAATGCGAGCGAGAGCGATTGAAAACCAATGTTTTGTTGCCGCTGCAAATCAAACTGGTCAGCACGAAAATGGTAGGCAAACGTTTGGACACTCTATGGTCATTGACCCTTGGGGTGAGATTATTCACCAGCATGCTGAGCAGCCCGGATTAATCGAAAGTTCAATTCATCTGAGTAAAATAGCTCAGGTGAGAACCAAAATGCCAAATTTACAGCATAGACAATTTAAGTAA